In a single window of the Chionomys nivalis chromosome 11, mChiNiv1.1, whole genome shotgun sequence genome:
- the Rraga gene encoding ras-related GTP-binding protein A, producing MPNTAMKKKVLLMGKSGSGKTSMRSIIFANYIARDTRRLGATIDVEHSHVRFLGNLVLNLWDCGGQDTFMENYFTSQRDNIFRNVEVLIYVFDVESRELEKDMHYYQSCLEAILQNSPDAKIFCLVHKMDLVQEDQRDLIFKEREEDLRRLSRPLECACFRTSIWDETLYKAWSSIVYQLIPNVQQLEMNLRNFAQIIEADEVLLFERATFLVISHYQCKEQRDVHRFEKISNIIKQFKLSCSKLAASFQSMEVRNSNFAAFIDIFTSNTYVMVVMSDPSIPSAATLINIRNARKHFEKLERVDGPKHSLLMR from the coding sequence ATGCCAAATACAGCCATGAAGAAAAAGGTGCTGCTGATGGGGAAGAGCGGGTCGGGGAAGACCAGCATGAGGTCGATCATCTTTGCGAATTACATCGCGCGCGACACCAGGCGCCTGGGTGCCACCATCGACGTGGAGCACTCCCACGTTCGATTCCTGGGGAACCTGGTGCTGAACCTGTGGGACTGTGGCGGCCAGGACACCTTTATGGAAAATTACTTCACCAGCCAGCGGGACAACATCTTCCGTAACGTGGAGGTTCTGATATACGTGTTTGACGTGGAGAGCCGCGAACTGGAAAAAGACATGCATTATTACCAGTCGTGTCTGGAAGCCATCCTCCAGAATTCACCTGACGCCAAAATCTTCTGCCTAGTGCACAAAATGGATCTGGTTCAGGAAGATCAACGTGACCTGATTTTTAAAGAGCGAGAGGAAGACCTGAGGCGTTTGTCTCGCCCGCTGGAGTGCGCTTGTTTTCGAACGTCCATCTGGGATGAGACGCTCTACAAAGCCTGGTCCAGCATCGTCTATCAGCTGATCCCCAACGTTCAGCAGCTGGAGATGAACCTCAGGAATTTTGCCCAGATTATTGAGGCTGATGAAGTTCTGCTGTTCGAGAGAGCTACGTTCTTGGTGATTTCCCACTACCAGTGCAAAGAGCAGCGTGATGTGCACCGCTTTGAGAAGATCAGCAACATTATCAAGCAGTTCAAGCTAAGCTGCAGTAAATTGGCCGCTTCTTTCCAGAGCATGGAAGTGAGGAATTCTAACTTCGCTGCCTTCATCGACATCTTCACATCAAACACGTATGTGATGGTGGTCATGTCCGATCCATCCATCCCTTCTGCAGCTACTCTGATCAACATTCGTAATGCCAGGAAACACTTTGAGAAGCTAGAGAGAGTAGATGGCCCCAAGCACAGCCTCCTCATGCGTTGA